A single Pan troglodytes isolate AG18354 chromosome X, NHGRI_mPanTro3-v2.0_pri, whole genome shotgun sequence DNA region contains:
- the RAB41 gene encoding LOW QUALITY PROTEIN: ras-related protein Rab-41 (The sequence of the model RefSeq protein was modified relative to this genomic sequence to represent the inferred CDS: substituted 1 base at 1 genomic stop codon): MSAFGHDVAWMEAGGFGLEAAERTEYQSLCKSKLLFLGEQSVGKTSIISRFMYNSFGCACQATVGIDFLSKTMYLEDQIVQLQLWDTAGQERFHSLIPSYIRDSTIAVVVYDITNINSFKETDKWVEHVXAERGDDVVIMLLGNKIDFDNKRQVTAEQGEEKSRNLNVMFIETSAKTGYNVKKLFRRVASALLSTRTSPPPKEGSILFPSFAGVGSIQVEKVSFLAELMPEWYVRGKWDYL, encoded by the exons ATGTCTGCCTTTGGTCACGACGTGGCCTGGATGGAGGCCGGAGGCTTTGGTCTGGAGGCTGCCGAAAGAACGGAATACCAGTCTCTGTGCAAATCTAAACTCTTATTCCTGGGAGAGCAGAGCG TAGGGAAGACATCCATCATCAGCCGCTTCATGTACAACAGCTTCGGCTGCGCCTGCCAG GCAACTGTTGGAATTGACTTCTTGTCTAAGACCATGTACTTGGAGGACCAAATA GTTCAGCTGCAGCTATGGGACACAGCTGGCCAGGAGCGCTTTCACAGCCTAATTCCTAGCTACATTCGTGATTCAACTATTGCAGTGGTTGTCTATGACATTACAA ACATCAATTCTTTTAAGGAGACAGATAAGTGGGTAGAACACGTGTGAGCAGAAAGAGGTGACGATGTTGTCATCATGTTGTTGGGTAATAAGATTGATTTCGATAACAAAAG ACAAGTCACTGCAGAACAGGGTGAAGAAAAATCCAGAAACCTCAATGTGATGTTTATTGAGACCAGTGCCAAAACCGGTTACAACGTGAAAAAG ctgttcCGGCGTGTGGCTTCTGCCCTTCTTTCTACAAGGACTTCACCTCCACCAAAAGAGGGGAGTATCCTTTTTCCTAGCTTTGCTGGGGTAGGGAGTATACAAGTAGAGAAGGTAAGTTTCCTTGCTGAGTTGATGCCTGAGTGGTACGTAAGGGGAAAATGGGACTACCTTTAG